One segment of Saprospiraceae bacterium DNA contains the following:
- a CDS encoding glycosyltransferase family 4 protein: MTELAFFSRKKTKGAFSIGQIFESLAKALAEQRLVTELELPYPTNSIWNLLGNLASARRNAIHGVNHITGDAHYVVLGINRGRTVLTVHDCVLLARTPRHNLKYHLYKWLWYKWPIRKADVITAISEKSKEEIVRYTGCSPEKIKVIPNCVNPIYRYSPQPFGADVPRILHIGTAPHKNLPRVVAALKGINCVLEIVGQLNTEQQAMLAASGVRYENRFNLSLETLAKRYRAADLVVFASLYEGFGMPIIEAQATGRPVVTSNIEPMTWVAGEGGACFVNPTDVQSIRTGMLKVLYDADFREKLIRQGLENVQRFSVEQIASQYAEVYDNLYPKAPKTVRETYPIV; encoded by the coding sequence ATGACTGAACTTGCATTTTTTTCCCGCAAAAAGACCAAAGGAGCTTTCAGCATCGGCCAGATTTTCGAGAGCCTTGCAAAAGCATTGGCCGAACAAAGGCTGGTGACCGAATTGGAGCTTCCCTACCCTACCAACAGCATCTGGAATTTGTTGGGCAACCTTGCATCTGCGCGCCGCAACGCCATACATGGCGTGAACCACATCACCGGCGATGCGCACTATGTCGTGCTGGGCATCAATCGAGGACGAACGGTGCTGACAGTGCATGACTGCGTCCTGCTGGCGCGTACGCCCCGCCATAACCTCAAATACCACTTGTATAAATGGCTTTGGTACAAATGGCCGATTCGGAAGGCCGATGTCATCACCGCCATTTCTGAAAAATCCAAAGAAGAAATAGTGCGCTACACGGGCTGCTCGCCTGAAAAAATAAAAGTCATCCCAAACTGTGTAAACCCGATATATCGCTATTCGCCGCAGCCATTTGGAGCAGATGTCCCACGCATTCTGCACATCGGGACCGCGCCGCACAAAAACCTGCCCCGCGTCGTCGCTGCTTTGAAAGGGATTAACTGCGTGTTGGAAATCGTAGGCCAATTGAACACGGAACAACAGGCCATGCTCGCCGCTTCGGGTGTTCGCTACGAAAATCGCTTCAACCTGAGCCTCGAAACGCTGGCCAAACGCTACCGCGCCGCCGATTTGGTAGTATTTGCCTCCTTGTATGAGGGCTTCGGAATGCCCATCATCGAGGCTCAAGCCACCGGGCGGCCTGTGGTGACGAGCAACATCGAGCCGATGACGTGGGTGGCTGGCGAGGGTGGCGCTTGCTTCGTCAACCCGACAGACGTGCAATCCATTCGCACCGGGATGCTCAAGGTGTTGTATGATGCCGATTTTCGGGAAAAACTTATTCGGCAGGGGTTGGAAAACGTGCAACGATTTTCGGTCGAGCAGATTGCCAGCCAATACGCCGAGGTGTACGATAATTTATACCCCAAAGCCCCAAAAACCGTCAGGGAAACCTACCCAATCGTATAA
- a CDS encoding aldo/keto reductase → MKPANFKNFSTSSLGFGCAKLTAHDSEQAARRTLEVAFEEGIRHFDVARLYGFGQAEGMLGRFIRDKRSQVTVTTKFGLHPPRLPFFNLRLLNLARRVVSKIPSLKNKVVDSAAFSPVRGRFSAKEAEESLNTSLRELQTDYVDILLLHECSLEDANQPEILKFLDSAVQAGKIRLSGLGTHWRNLPIDFHDIASEYSVIQLENNIQQNAIQQFANRDERLLITHGVFNTSQSKDPDTALEYARSSNPNGITLFSSTNIEHIRHNARIWRSLI, encoded by the coding sequence ATGAAACCTGCCAATTTCAAAAACTTCTCCACCAGCTCTCTTGGCTTCGGCTGCGCAAAATTGACAGCACACGACAGCGAACAGGCTGCGCGGCGAACATTGGAAGTCGCCTTTGAGGAGGGCATACGACATTTCGATGTGGCTCGGCTCTACGGGTTTGGCCAAGCGGAAGGAATGTTGGGGCGTTTTATCCGGGACAAAAGAAGTCAGGTGACAGTGACGACCAAGTTCGGCCTCCACCCCCCTCGGCTGCCTTTTTTCAATTTGCGTTTGCTCAATCTGGCGCGGCGAGTTGTCTCCAAAATACCTTCGCTCAAAAACAAAGTTGTAGATTCGGCTGCCTTTTCGCCTGTTCGAGGTCGTTTTTCAGCAAAAGAAGCAGAGGAAAGTTTGAACACAAGCCTGCGAGAACTGCAAACCGATTATGTGGATATTTTGCTGTTGCACGAGTGTTCGCTGGAAGATGCCAATCAACCAGAGATATTGAAATTCTTAGACTCCGCCGTTCAAGCAGGCAAAATCCGACTGTCCGGCCTCGGCACGCATTGGCGCAATTTACCGATTGATTTTCACGACATCGCATCCGAATATTCAGTCATTCAGCTTGAAAACAACATACAGCAAAACGCGATTCAGCAGTTCGCCAACCGCGATGAGCGCCTGCTGATAACGCACGGGGTGTTCAACACCAGCCAAAGCAAAGACCCCGACACCGCGCTCGAATATGCCCGCAGCAGCAACCCCAACGGTATTACTCTCTTCAGTTCCACCAACATTGAGCACATTCGCCACAATGCTCGCATTTGGCGAAGTCTAATTTGA
- a CDS encoding glycosyltransferase — protein MGAGLSNGCFGGLARTQRRRRLKILFPIGTLYPSQQGGPSNTVYWLAKALVKAGIEVTCVTTDILTQGVPRDKWLSTDYGEVIYCSTRHAMFAVRMMWESFKKLFHCDAVHLTSVFNTGSLFMAFCSTLVGKPLVWSPRGEFDKEALIYSFHKKKWVLWLVKRVFAKKVFFHATSPMEWFDIKNVMGDKVQIIEIPNYMELPEKRCTKSSERYILFIGRIHPIKAVDNLIRAIGLSKKFTASGFSLWIAGNDKNEYADSLKAMAESLNITHNVKFIGHVEGLEKQELYAGAHFTLMPSHTENFGNVVIESLAQGTPVIASTGTPWKKLEEKKAGFWCGNEPAELSRQIERAIEMNEEEYKQYRRNAFQLATQEYNIYENIHIWIEAYEKLINSAK, from the coding sequence ATGGGTGCAGGTCTTTCAAATGGCTGTTTTGGAGGACTGGCTCGAACGCAACGACGTCGTCGCTTGAAAATCCTTTTCCCCATCGGAACACTCTACCCCTCGCAGCAAGGCGGCCCCAGCAACACGGTATATTGGCTGGCGAAGGCGCTGGTGAAAGCGGGTATTGAGGTGACTTGCGTGACGACTGACATACTAACACAAGGCGTGCCGCGAGATAAATGGCTCTCCACAGACTATGGTGAGGTAATTTATTGCAGCACTCGCCATGCAATGTTCGCCGTTCGGATGATGTGGGAGTCGTTCAAAAAACTGTTCCACTGCGATGCAGTGCATCTTACTTCTGTGTTCAACACTGGGTCGTTGTTCATGGCTTTTTGCAGCACTCTTGTCGGAAAGCCCCTTGTTTGGTCACCAAGAGGAGAATTCGACAAAGAAGCATTAATTTATAGTTTTCACAAAAAGAAATGGGTGTTGTGGTTAGTAAAAAGAGTGTTTGCCAAAAAGGTGTTTTTTCATGCGACAAGTCCAATGGAGTGGTTTGATATAAAAAATGTAATGGGCGATAAAGTACAAATCATCGAAATCCCAAACTATATGGAACTTCCCGAAAAACGTTGCACAAAGTCCAGCGAGAGATATATCTTATTCATAGGCAGAATTCACCCTATAAAAGCGGTGGATAACCTAATACGAGCCATCGGACTATCAAAGAAATTTACAGCCTCCGGTTTCAGCTTGTGGATTGCGGGCAACGACAAAAACGAATACGCCGATAGCCTAAAAGCAATGGCTGAATCGTTGAACATTACCCATAATGTCAAATTCATCGGCCATGTGGAAGGCCTGGAAAAACAGGAGCTCTATGCGGGCGCGCACTTCACCCTGATGCCTTCGCACACGGAGAATTTTGGAAACGTCGTTATCGAATCACTGGCGCAAGGGACGCCGGTCATCGCCTCAACTGGTACGCCATGGAAAAAATTAGAAGAAAAAAAAGCAGGTTTTTGGTGCGGCAACGAGCCTGCTGAATTGAGTCGCCAAATTGAACGCGCTATTGAAATGAATGAAGAAGAATATAAACAATATCGGAGAAATGCTTTTCAATTAGCCACGCAGGAGTATAACATTTACGAAAACATCCACATCTGGATTGAGGCTTACGAGAAGTTGATAAACAGCGCGAAATGA
- a CDS encoding GMC family oxidoreductase, producing the protein MDRRFPLSSLQVIIDFNDTALPAHLEADYCIVGSGVVGLAISLELQKTGKQILLLESGDMEQNGSYQSLYDADITGQPFSGHLEGRFRMFGGSSNRWGGQALPLPEIIFEERDWIQHSGWPIQHSDIEPFYPMAERYLGLAPLPFETDYFAKFKLPNLNLDEQVLQYHFSKWSPRPNLGREYLNQLTASPNVRVVLHANVTNLELAKDLKTVCRASLRSLEGKNGEASAKRFILCCGGIENARLLLLSNKQLPEGIGNQRDLVGRFFQDHPTVQIATLKPLEKDRVQAYFNARFLNTTRLLPRLSLSDKYQKKHRLLSASSTIQFIVPSENAAEQLRSIFRKISRRQFDTSLFAHAWKAALQLPAAAATAADYLLSQRVYLPGSEYRLAVIMEQEPDPESRIYLSEKLDALRQAKTAINWKPSDLTLRTLKHFSRAAKEELEKTGLCKVELDDWLNEPQDTWRKQLGDAFHHIGTTRMAASDSEGVVDTNCKVFGTENLYIAGSSVFPSGGHSNPSLAAIALGFRLAEHLKN; encoded by the coding sequence TTGGATAGACGCTTCCCACTTAGCAGCCTACAAGTGATAATTGACTTCAATGATACTGCCCTTCCCGCCCATTTGGAAGCCGATTATTGCATCGTCGGCAGTGGGGTCGTCGGGTTAGCAATCTCGCTGGAGTTGCAAAAAACAGGCAAACAAATTCTCTTGCTCGAATCCGGCGACATGGAGCAAAATGGCTCTTACCAATCGCTCTACGATGCCGACATCACCGGACAACCGTTCAGCGGGCATCTGGAAGGTCGGTTCAGGATGTTCGGCGGAAGTTCCAACCGCTGGGGTGGCCAAGCACTTCCGTTACCGGAGATAATTTTTGAAGAACGAGACTGGATCCAACACAGCGGCTGGCCGATTCAACACTCTGATATTGAGCCTTTTTATCCGATGGCTGAACGATATTTGGGACTTGCCCCCCTGCCCTTCGAGACAGATTATTTTGCCAAGTTCAAGTTGCCAAATCTGAATCTCGATGAGCAGGTTTTGCAATATCATTTCTCTAAATGGAGCCCGCGCCCCAACTTGGGGAGAGAATATCTCAATCAACTCACCGCCTCACCCAACGTTCGGGTCGTGCTGCACGCCAACGTGACAAATTTGGAATTAGCCAAAGATTTAAAAACAGTTTGTCGAGCGAGTTTGCGATCCTTGGAAGGGAAAAATGGTGAAGCATCGGCCAAACGATTTATCCTCTGTTGTGGCGGCATCGAAAACGCTCGCTTGCTGCTGCTATCGAACAAACAACTGCCCGAAGGCATAGGTAATCAACGCGATTTGGTCGGACGTTTTTTTCAAGACCATCCCACCGTTCAAATTGCTACGCTGAAACCATTGGAGAAAGACCGAGTTCAAGCCTACTTCAATGCCCGTTTTTTGAACACAACTCGCCTCTTGCCACGCCTCTCTTTGAGCGATAAATACCAGAAGAAACACCGTCTCTTAAGCGCATCTTCTACCATTCAGTTCATCGTGCCGTCGGAAAATGCTGCCGAACAATTGCGGAGCATTTTCAGAAAAATCAGCCGGCGGCAGTTCGACACTTCACTGTTCGCCCACGCATGGAAAGCCGCTTTACAGTTGCCCGCCGCTGCCGCTACCGCAGCCGATTATCTGTTGAGCCAACGGGTTTATTTGCCCGGCTCAGAATACCGATTGGCGGTCATCATGGAGCAAGAACCTGACCCTGAAAGTCGAATTTATTTGTCTGAAAAATTGGACGCGCTGAGACAGGCTAAGACTGCAATCAATTGGAAACCAAGTGATTTGACACTCCGCACGCTAAAACATTTCAGCCGCGCAGCAAAAGAGGAATTGGAAAAAACCGGGCTTTGCAAAGTGGAACTTGACGACTGGCTAAATGAGCCACAGGACACTTGGCGCAAACAATTGGGCGACGCTTTTCACCACATCGGCACAACTCGCATGGCCGCTTCCGACTCAGAGGGAGTGGTGGACACCAACTGCAAGGTGTTCGGCACTGAGAATCTTTACATAGCGGGAAGTTCCGTTTTCCCTTCCGGCGGACATTCCAACCCAAGTCTGGCGGCTATCGCGTTGGGGTTTCGACTGGCAGAACATTTGAAAAATTGA
- a CDS encoding carbamoyltransferase: MFILSLNAYHGDASAAIFKNGELIAATEEERIRRVKHWAGLPVEAARFCLQEAGISLDEVDFITVSRDPKAKFLEKIIYALKSGTAFGALRSRAANSLKIRSITQDLAAALNNSKSSKSSPTHFIEHHRSHLASAFFVSPFEEAALLSVDGFGDFSSTMRAVGRGNRIEVLDSVSYPHSLGIFYTAFTQYLGFPHYGDEYKVMGLAPYGKPSLVEQVRETIFLKKNGLFELSPRYFRHFREGVNMSWEGGAPHIEPLFSNEFVKKFGAARQKDEPLDDHHRDLAASVQKVCEEVIFHLANDLQHRTGLKALCLAGGVAQNSVANGKIVQNTSFERLFVPPAGHDAGTAVGAGLYFYHQMLGNPRSPFRHQAYTGAQFSNEQIEACLRSRNIAFERLDDAQLFDAATDCLLGGGVVGWFQGRAEFGPRALGNRSILADPRRADAKDLLNAKIKRRESFRPFAPSILREFAAEYFEQEDSVPFMEKVFLIKPEKRLSIPAVTHVDGTGRLQTVEQQDNPRYHALIHRFFEKTGVPILLNTSFNENEPIVNTPEHALECFLRTKMDMLVLENWVVRR, encoded by the coding sequence ATGTTCATCCTCTCCCTCAACGCCTACCACGGCGACGCCTCAGCCGCCATTTTTAAAAACGGCGAACTCATCGCTGCCACCGAAGAAGAGCGCATCCGCCGCGTGAAACACTGGGCAGGCCTGCCCGTCGAAGCCGCTCGATTTTGCTTGCAGGAGGCTGGTATTTCGCTGGATGAAGTAGATTTCATCACCGTCTCCCGCGACCCGAAAGCAAAGTTTTTGGAAAAAATAATCTACGCCCTCAAAAGCGGCACGGCCTTCGGCGCCCTTCGCAGCCGCGCCGCCAATTCGCTAAAAATCAGGTCAATCACCCAAGACTTGGCTGCCGCCCTCAATAATTCTAAATCCTCTAAATCTTCCCCCACTCATTTCATCGAACACCACCGCAGCCACCTCGCCTCGGCATTCTTCGTGTCGCCTTTTGAAGAGGCCGCGCTGCTCTCCGTTGACGGTTTCGGCGATTTCAGCAGCACCATGCGTGCCGTCGGTCGCGGCAACCGCATCGAAGTGCTCGACAGCGTGTCGTACCCCCATTCACTCGGCATTTTTTACACGGCTTTCACGCAGTACCTCGGCTTCCCGCACTATGGCGACGAGTACAAAGTCATGGGCTTGGCGCCTTACGGGAAACCCTCGCTCGTAGAGCAGGTTCGAGAGACTATTTTTTTGAAAAAAAACGGGTTGTTTGAACTCTCCCCCCGCTATTTCCGCCATTTCCGCGAAGGCGTGAACATGAGTTGGGAAGGGGGAGCGCCGCACATAGAGCCGCTTTTTTCAAATGAGTTTGTCAAAAAATTCGGCGCGGCGCGGCAAAAAGACGAACCCCTCGACGACCACCACCGCGACTTGGCCGCCTCGGTGCAAAAAGTCTGCGAAGAGGTGATTTTTCACCTTGCCAACGACCTGCAACACCGCACGGGTTTGAAAGCCCTCTGCCTCGCGGGTGGCGTGGCGCAAAACTCGGTGGCCAACGGCAAAATCGTGCAGAACACCTCCTTCGAGCGCCTTTTCGTCCCTCCGGCAGGCCACGACGCGGGCACGGCGGTGGGCGCGGGTTTGTATTTTTATCATCAAATGCTGGGCAATCCGCGCTCGCCATTTCGCCACCAAGCCTACACGGGCGCGCAATTTTCCAACGAGCAAATCGAAGCATGCCTGCGCAGCCGCAACATCGCCTTCGAACGCCTCGACGATGCGCAACTTTTTGACGCCGCGACCGATTGCCTGCTCGGCGGAGGCGTGGTCGGCTGGTTTCAAGGTCGGGCGGAATTCGGTCCGCGCGCGCTTGGCAACCGCTCCATCCTCGCCGACCCCCGCCGCGCCGATGCCAAAGATTTGCTCAACGCCAAAATCAAGCGCCGCGAGAGTTTTCGCCCTTTCGCGCCTTCCATTTTGAGAGAGTTTGCCGCCGAATATTTCGAGCAGGAAGACAGTGTGCCATTCATGGAAAAGGTGTTTTTAATCAAACCCGAAAAACGCCTGAGCATTCCCGCCGTGACCCACGTGGACGGCACAGGGCGCCTTCAAACCGTCGAGCAACAAGACAATCCGCGCTATCACGCCCTCATTCATCGTTTTTTTGAAAAAACAGGCGTGCCGATTTTGCTCAATACTTCTTTCAACGAAAACGAGCCGATTGTGAACACGCCCGAACACGCGCTGGAATGTTTCCTGCGCACGAAAATGGATATGCTCGTTTTGGAAAATTGGGTGGTGAGAAGATAA
- a CDS encoding glycosyltransferase family 2 protein, whose product MKLSLTVIILTYNEELHLERCIRSVQPVAERIVIVDSYSTDGTLEIAQSLGAEVFQNPFVHQAQQFQWALDNIPVSSEWVMRMDADEYIFPELADELAARLSQLPPETTGLGIKRRVFFMDKWIRRGYYPMVLLRVWRNGAAYIEQKWMDEHIRLKHGRMEVLQYDMADHNLNNLTWWTAKHNAYATREAVERLNAQHHFLEKAPGETSDSKTKWHKQLYTRLPLFVRPFLYFFYRYFLRLGFLEGKPGLIWHVLQGFWFQFLVDAKIYQIKYLAKKQGKSVRQVLTENFEIKLPNE is encoded by the coding sequence TTGAAACTTTCCCTCACCGTCATCATCCTCACCTACAATGAGGAATTGCACCTCGAACGCTGCATCCGCAGCGTGCAGCCGGTGGCAGAGCGCATCGTCATCGTAGATTCTTATTCGACCGACGGAACTTTGGAAATCGCGCAATCGCTTGGCGCCGAGGTGTTTCAAAACCCGTTCGTCCATCAGGCGCAGCAATTCCAATGGGCATTGGACAACATCCCCGTCAGCTCCGAATGGGTGATGCGCATGGATGCCGACGAGTATATTTTCCCCGAACTGGCCGATGAACTTGCCGCCCGGCTCTCGCAACTCCCCCCCGAAACGACCGGCCTCGGCATCAAGCGCCGCGTTTTTTTTATGGACAAATGGATACGGCGCGGCTACTACCCCATGGTGCTGCTCCGCGTGTGGCGCAACGGAGCGGCCTACATCGAGCAAAAGTGGATGGACGAACACATCCGATTGAAACACGGACGAATGGAAGTGCTGCAATACGACATGGCCGACCACAACCTCAACAACCTGACTTGGTGGACGGCCAAGCACAATGCCTACGCCACCCGCGAAGCAGTGGAGCGGCTGAACGCACAGCACCATTTTTTGGAAAAAGCGCCGGGCGAAACGAGCGACAGCAAAACCAAGTGGCACAAACAGTTGTACACGCGGCTGCCCTTGTTTGTCCGACCTTTTCTCTACTTTTTCTATCGCTATTTCCTGCGCCTTGGCTTCCTCGAAGGCAAGCCGGGGTTGATTTGGCACGTCCTGCAAGGCTTCTGGTTCCAGTTTCTGGTGGATGCCAAAATTTACCAAATCAAGTATTTGGCAAAAAAACAAGGCAAGAGCGTACGGCAAGTTTTGACTGAGAATTTTGAAATAAAACTCCCTAACGAGTAA
- the asnB gene encoding asparagine synthase (glutamine-hydrolyzing), translating into MCGITGIIGSEPIDGKQARIRRMTQRLAHRGPDAEGFFIENETALGHRRLSIIDLSDDSNQPMFDASGRYVLVFNGEIYNYREVKALLPDYPFRTHSDSEVILAAYSRWGADCLQHFNGMFAFAIWDRKQQELFVARDRLGVKPLYYFHDGGVFAFSSEIRSLLASGLIRARLDPAATCNYFMYQSVCAPLTIVEGVFRVLPGECGIFKNGEFNKRLYWQIEHSGETNVDDDPARVGKQIRRLLTESVERRMVSDVPLGAFLSGGIDSSTVVGLMAECSAQPVNTFSINFAEREFDESKYSSLIAKRFKTHHTPLLLRANDFLETLPEALAALDSPSADGFNSYLVAKITKKAGITVALSGIGGDELFAGYTTFLYWLRIHRQWWWYLPAGLRTLVGQTLHQYSRTARMMRLSDIASAKSPDIEHIYPSMRQVLAPHQAMKLMRNVEHIEDPLQSILQARREALHRLPLLSQYSAAELLGYTFNVLLKDTDQMSMASALEVREPFFDYKLVEYVLQIPDALKYPHYPKSLLVESMSPLLPNEIVHRPKKGFSMPWKYWLRNELSGWCKEKLDNLCQRSEFNADEIQQLSRHFFQTSNGKTWVQVFQMAVLEDWLERNDVVA; encoded by the coding sequence ATGTGCGGAATAACCGGAATAATCGGCTCAGAGCCGATTGACGGCAAGCAAGCGCGCATCCGGCGCATGACACAACGGCTTGCCCACCGAGGCCCCGATGCGGAAGGCTTTTTCATTGAAAACGAAACCGCGCTGGGGCATCGCCGCCTTTCCATTATTGACCTTTCCGACGATTCCAATCAACCGATGTTCGATGCGAGCGGGCGTTACGTGCTGGTTTTCAATGGCGAAATCTACAATTACCGCGAGGTAAAAGCCTTGCTGCCCGACTATCCCTTCCGCACCCATTCCGATTCGGAAGTTATCCTCGCCGCATATTCCCGATGGGGCGCCGATTGCCTCCAACATTTCAACGGGATGTTTGCCTTCGCTATATGGGACAGGAAGCAGCAAGAACTCTTCGTCGCCCGCGACCGCCTCGGCGTGAAGCCATTATACTATTTCCACGATGGCGGTGTTTTTGCTTTTTCATCTGAAATACGCTCTTTGCTCGCCTCAGGTCTCATCCGAGCAAGACTTGACCCCGCCGCCACTTGCAACTATTTCATGTATCAATCGGTGTGCGCTCCCCTGACGATTGTGGAAGGCGTGTTTCGTGTGTTGCCGGGCGAATGTGGCATTTTCAAAAATGGAGAATTCAACAAGCGGTTGTATTGGCAAATAGAGCACTCTGGTGAGACTAATGTGGACGACGACCCTGCGAGGGTAGGCAAACAAATCCGCCGCTTGCTGACCGAATCGGTGGAACGGCGCATGGTGAGCGACGTGCCGTTGGGCGCTTTTTTGTCGGGCGGCATAGATTCGAGCACGGTGGTAGGTTTGATGGCGGAATGTTCGGCGCAACCCGTGAATACATTTTCCATCAATTTTGCAGAGCGAGAGTTCGACGAATCGAAGTATTCCTCCTTGATTGCCAAGCGGTTCAAGACGCATCACACACCCCTCTTGCTTCGCGCCAACGACTTTTTGGAAACCTTGCCCGAAGCTTTGGCCGCCTTGGACAGCCCCAGCGCCGATGGTTTCAATTCCTATTTGGTTGCTAAAATCACCAAAAAAGCAGGCATCACCGTGGCGCTCTCCGGCATTGGTGGCGATGAGTTGTTCGCCGGATATACGACGTTCTTGTATTGGCTGCGCATTCACCGGCAATGGTGGTGGTATTTGCCTGCCGGGCTGCGCACACTCGTCGGGCAAACGCTGCACCAATACAGTCGCACCGCCCGCATGATGCGCCTGAGCGATATTGCTTCCGCGAAATCGCCCGACATCGAGCATATTTACCCCTCTATGCGGCAGGTTTTGGCACCCCATCAGGCAATGAAATTGATGCGCAACGTGGAGCATATCGAGGACCCTTTGCAAAGCATCCTTCAAGCCCGTCGTGAAGCATTGCATCGTTTGCCTTTATTGAGCCAATATTCCGCTGCCGAGCTGCTCGGCTACACGTTCAATGTGCTGCTCAAAGACACCGACCAAATGAGCATGGCCTCTGCGCTCGAAGTGCGCGAGCCGTTTTTCGACTACAAACTCGTGGAGTATGTGTTGCAAATACCCGACGCGCTCAAATATCCGCATTACCCGAAAAGCCTGTTGGTGGAATCCATGTCGCCGCTCCTGCCCAACGAAATTGTCCACCGTCCCAAAAAGGGTTTTTCCATGCCATGGAAGTATTGGCTGCGCAATGAATTGAGCGGCTGGTGCAAAGAAAAATTGGACAACCTCTGCCAACGCTCGGAGTTCAACGCCGATGAAATCCAACAACTTAGCCGCCATTTTTTCCAAACCTCCAACGGCAAAACATGGGTGCAGGTCTTTCAAATGGCTGTTTTGGAGGACTGGCTCGAACGCAACGACGTCGTCGCTTGA
- a CDS encoding FkbM family methyltransferase translates to MSIDYSKIAPLRNFARQTGLVWLLSLPSHWKRSQRKFEYERTKPTVAIVGFDNLSVQMRTENLYEWMRAQSFHDDQHIISAAMRQLRPGDNCWDIGASIGLYSALFGKAVGVGGQVVSFEPENRSREKLLANIALNELKNIRVFPVALGREKGQFDLELATAASAGTHRLVTSGHSEKKENVQQVEVWSGDEFRAANQLSVPNMIKVDVEGQEENVLLGLKDTLADLACKAVVCEVHFSILAANGDDGAPKRIMELLKSCGFKQQNWIDASHLAAYK, encoded by the coding sequence ATGAGCATTGACTATTCAAAAATCGCTCCTTTGCGCAATTTTGCCAGACAAACCGGCTTGGTTTGGCTGCTATCGTTGCCCAGCCATTGGAAACGCTCACAGCGCAAATTCGAATACGAACGCACAAAACCTACTGTGGCAATCGTCGGTTTCGATAATTTGTCCGTCCAGATGCGCACGGAAAATCTCTATGAATGGATGCGCGCACAATCTTTCCACGACGACCAGCACATCATCAGCGCAGCTATGCGGCAGTTGCGACCCGGCGACAATTGCTGGGACATCGGGGCAAGCATCGGGTTGTATTCCGCTTTGTTTGGAAAAGCCGTCGGAGTGGGTGGGCAAGTGGTGAGTTTTGAGCCTGAAAACCGCTCGCGGGAAAAACTGCTGGCAAATATTGCCTTGAACGAACTGAAAAATATTCGCGTATTTCCAGTCGCATTAGGTCGAGAAAAGGGTCAATTTGATTTGGAACTGGCGACCGCCGCAAGTGCTGGCACTCACCGTTTGGTGACTTCGGGGCATTCGGAGAAAAAAGAAAACGTACAGCAAGTAGAGGTTTGGTCAGGCGATGAGTTTCGTGCTGCGAACCAACTCTCAGTACCGAATATGATTAAAGTTGACGTAGAGGGTCAAGAAGAAAATGTGTTGCTGGGCTTGAAAGACACACTCGCTGACCTCGCCTGTAAAGCTGTCGTCTGTGAAGTTCATTTTTCCATCTTGGCGGCCAATGGTGACGACGGCGCTCCAAAGCGAATCATGGAGTTGTTGAAATCCTGCGGTTTCAAGCAGCAAAATTGGATAGACGCTTCCCACTTAGCAGCCTACAAGTGA
- a CDS encoding glycosyltransferase: protein MKLSIVTPAFNSAATIRDTLESIEKQDFPNLEHIIVDGGSTDDTLKIAAEFPRVSKIISEPDRGLYDAMNKGVSMATGEVVVVLNSDDFYAHSQVLSRVAAKFRETNADTLYADLEYVHPENTSRVVRHWKAGAFHPKNFQRGWMPPHPTFFVRRHLYERFGLFDISLRFSADYELMLRFLLKNNVSTCYLPEVIVRMRAGGASNANWRNRFRANLEDRRAWKMNGLRPKFYTLYLKPLLKIPQYL from the coding sequence TTGAAACTCTCCATCGTCACCCCCGCCTTCAACAGCGCCGCGACCATCCGCGACACGCTGGAGAGTATTGAAAAGCAAGATTTTCCAAACTTGGAGCACATCATCGTGGACGGCGGCTCGACGGACGACACCCTCAAAATTGCAGCCGAATTTCCCCGCGTCAGTAAAATCATCAGCGAACCCGACAGAGGGCTTTACGATGCCATGAACAAGGGGGTGAGCATGGCAACCGGCGAGGTGGTGGTGGTTTTGAATTCCGATGATTTTTACGCCCATTCGCAGGTGCTTAGCCGCGTGGCAGCCAAATTTCGGGAGACCAACGCAGATACTTTGTACGCTGATTTGGAGTACGTTCACCCCGAAAACACGAGCCGCGTAGTGCGGCATTGGAAAGCGGGAGCATTTCACCCCAAAAATTTTCAACGCGGTTGGATGCCCCCCCACCCTACCTTCTTCGTGCGACGGCATTTGTACGAACGATTCGGCCTCTTTGACATCTCCCTCCGCTTCTCGGCAGACTACGAATTGATGCTCCGTTTTTTGTTAAAAAACAATGTCTCGACGTGCTACCTCCCCGAAGTCATCGTGCGGATGCGGGCGGGCGGTGCCAGCAACGCCAATTGGCGCAACCGCTTTCGAGCAAACCTCGAAGACCGCCGGGCTTGGAAAATGAACGGCCTGCGCCCCAAATTCTACACGCTCTACCTCAAACCGCTCCTGAAAATCCCGCAATACCTGTAA